A single window of Loxodonta africana isolate mLoxAfr1 chromosome 10, mLoxAfr1.hap2, whole genome shotgun sequence DNA harbors:
- the LOC135232562 gene encoding olfactory receptor 4K3-like — translation MEEANRSVVSEFIFSGLCNSRELQSFLLLPFSMLYLMTVVGNLLVVLLIISDPHLHSPMYFLLANLSFVDFCLSSVTTPKLTTDFLKDNKTISFRGCMSQILCVHFFGGGEMVLLVTMAYDRYVAICKPLHYSSIMDRQKCLWLVLISWIIGFVHAMSQMAMILELPFCGPRVVDSFFCDIPLVIKLACMDTHTLGTLINTDSGVLATTCFILLLISYTYILLTVRLLTKDGPSKALSTCVSHIIVVVLFFGPCIFIYLWPLSTTWVDKFLAVFYTVITPLLNPAIYTLRNKEIKNAVKRLVSHHMNSRDNF, via the coding sequence ATGGAAGAAGCAAATCGGTCTGTGGTGTCAGAGTTTATTTTTAGTGGACTTTGTAATTCAAGGGAGCTCCAAAGCTTCCTCCTACTGCCATTTTCTATGCTCTACCTGATGACTGTTGTAGGCAACCTCCTCGTTGTGCTCTTGATCATCTCTGATCCTCATCTCCATTCCCCCATGTACTTCCTCTTGGCCAATCTTTCATTTGTTGACTTCTGCCTTTCCTCAGTCACCACCCCTAAACTAACCACAGACTTCCTAAAGGATAACAAGACCATCTCCTTTAGAGGCTGTATGAGCCAGATTCTCTGTGTGCACTTCTTTGGAGGTGGTGAGATGGTGCTGCTTGTGacaatggcctatgaccgttatgtggccatctgcaagccacTCCATTACTCCAGCATCATGGACAGACAAAAGTGCCTCTGGCTAGTTTTGATATCATGGATCATTGGCTTTGTGCATGCCATGAGTCAAATGGCAATGATTCTGGAACTGCCATTCTGTGGACCCAGAGTAGTGGACAGCTTTTTCTGTGATATCCCTTTGGTGATCAAACTAGCCTGCATGGATACACATACTCTGGGAACATTGATAAACACTGACAGTGGGGTCTTGGCAACAACCTGCTTCATTCTCTTGCTGATATCCTACACCTATATCCTATTAACTGTTCGCCTTCTCACTAAGGATGGGCCATCAAAGGCACTCTCTACCTGTGTTTCCCACATCATAGTGGTGGTGTTGTTCTTTGGACCCTGCATCTTCATCTATCTGTGGCCACTCAGCACCACTTGGGTGGACAAGTTTCTTGCTGTGTTTTACACAGTCATCAcgcctctcctgaatccagccatTTACACACTGAGAaataaagagattaaaaatgCTGTAAAGAGACTGGTAAGTCACCATATGAATTCAAGGGATAATTTTTAG